In Paraflavitalea devenefica, the following are encoded in one genomic region:
- a CDS encoding TIGR03435 family protein, with the protein MRIPLFVLLVVFCGLAQAQPVLKAGDLFPDVIIRPIINAPVKSLAVHAPNKKFLILNFWSTACGSCYPEMDSLAKLQVKNGRHVQVIAIADDPVSRLQKYLTRKPSILWLASDTSFNLYRQFAFVYLGQSAILDQQHRIVALVRTDSINQSLIDRLVRNEKIRSSAETGNGRGFEAETFTVDSTIGFQVTWSGYRTGLNGMTKLYWQGPFKGRRRSYVNLCLSDIYRETYDVSEHQIVYEVPKKSICEWENKSTRYCFDLIVKPEQKDSLFVIMKQLLHQLFPIKARLEKREMPVYVLHKLPATKNWQESVATESTYGFSGRGFTGKGVILKPFVDYVGNVLELPLVDETGLTGKYDIVTENAIPSKEDVLASIQKIGLVVEKGTRVIDVLIIYK; encoded by the coding sequence ATGCGTATCCCATTATTCGTTTTATTAGTGGTGTTTTGCGGCCTTGCCCAGGCCCAGCCTGTATTGAAAGCAGGCGATCTGTTTCCCGATGTGATCATCCGCCCTATTATTAACGCGCCGGTTAAATCGCTGGCTGTTCATGCGCCGAATAAGAAGTTCCTGATCCTGAATTTCTGGAGTACTGCCTGCGGTTCCTGTTATCCTGAAATGGACAGCCTGGCGAAGCTGCAGGTAAAGAACGGCCGTCATGTGCAGGTGATCGCTATTGCCGACGATCCTGTGAGCAGGCTTCAAAAGTACCTGACACGCAAGCCTTCTATCCTGTGGCTGGCTTCGGACACCAGCTTCAACCTGTACCGCCAGTTTGCTTTCGTTTATTTAGGCCAATCGGCTATCCTTGATCAGCAACACCGTATTGTAGCGCTGGTGCGCACGGACTCGATTAACCAGTCACTGATTGATCGATTAGTCCGCAACGAAAAGATACGTTCTTCTGCAGAGACCGGCAACGGGCGGGGGTTTGAAGCCGAGACTTTTACTGTCGACAGTACGATCGGTTTCCAGGTTACCTGGAGTGGTTACCGGACGGGATTAAACGGTATGACAAAGTTGTATTGGCAAGGCCCTTTTAAAGGCCGCCGGCGCAGTTATGTGAATCTGTGCCTGTCTGATATTTACCGGGAAACTTATGATGTATCGGAGCACCAGATAGTTTATGAAGTACCTAAGAAGAGTATTTGCGAATGGGAAAACAAAAGCACCCGTTACTGCTTTGATCTGATCGTAAAGCCGGAACAGAAGGATAGCCTGTTTGTTATTATGAAACAATTACTGCACCAGTTGTTTCCCATAAAAGCAAGATTGGAAAAAAGGGAAATGCCGGTATATGTGTTGCACAAGCTGCCTGCAACAAAAAACTGGCAGGAATCGGTTGCCACCGAAAGTACTTATGGTTTCAGCGGTCGAGGATTTACGGGCAAAGGCGTTATCCTAAAACCATTTGTGGATTATGTAGGTAATGTGCTGGAGTTGCCGCTGGTGGATGAAACCGGACTGACGGGCAAGTATGATATTGTTACAGAAAATGCTATACCTTCCAAAGAAGATGTGCTGGCCTCAATACAAAAGATCGGACTGGTGGTGGAGAAGGGTACGCGGGTGATAGATGTATTGATTATTTATAAGTAA
- a CDS encoding response regulator transcription factor: MTDRQLRILFVEDELNLAEIVRESLESRGFQVTHLATASTALEAYYNQKPDILILDVMLPDADGFALARQIRATDMDTPVIFLTSRSLPQDVVTGFESGGNDYLKKPFSMEELVVRIKALTSKSRTLFREMADPDAPVIIGSQYAFHYRQALLKRNEVIVSLTAREAELLKLFLLNRNQVMDRKSILLHIWGNDDFFTGRSLDVFITRLRKYLQHDPEVRIMNIRGVGYKLIG; encoded by the coding sequence ATGACAGACAGGCAATTAAGGATACTATTTGTGGAAGATGAGCTCAACCTGGCAGAAATTGTCAGGGAAAGCCTGGAAAGCCGCGGCTTTCAGGTCACCCACCTGGCTACTGCTTCCACCGCCCTGGAGGCCTACTACAATCAAAAGCCGGATATTCTTATTCTCGATGTCATGCTGCCGGATGCAGATGGCTTTGCACTGGCCCGGCAGATCAGGGCTACCGACATGGATACGCCAGTCATCTTTCTTACTTCCCGGTCACTGCCACAGGATGTGGTCACCGGTTTTGAGAGCGGCGGCAACGACTACCTCAAAAAACCTTTTAGTATGGAGGAACTGGTAGTGCGCATCAAAGCCCTCACCAGCAAAAGCCGTACGCTCTTTCGCGAAATGGCCGATCCTGATGCACCGGTCATCATCGGTTCTCAATACGCCTTTCATTATCGCCAGGCGTTGTTAAAGCGTAATGAGGTGATTGTTTCACTCACCGCCCGGGAGGCAGAGCTCTTAAAACTATTCCTGCTCAACAGGAACCAGGTCATGGACCGTAAATCCATCCTGCTTCACATCTGGGGCAATGATGACTTCTTTACCGGCCGTAGCCTGGATGTGTTCATCACCCGACTACGTAAATACCTGCAACACGATCCCGAGGTCAGGATCATGAACATACGGGGGGTAGGGTATAAGCTCATTGGATAA
- a CDS encoding OmpA family protein, giving the protein MKKNISVTFLSLLFVTALVAQSANNPDGHSLFSMMPNYAVDKYSLVKNEFDQLKILVPDKKETAGYSEAIKEGELEVCRFEFKGDAKNQPSNLLILRNFKNAVAQKGGELIFEDKFYQDKEFFKIKQGGNTYWVKIYCDGIGNYTISSIKEAPMSQYIVLNAGQIKSGLDQEGKVAFYGIFFDVDKAVVKPESAPTLTAIAGFLKANPATNVFIVGHTDNTGDFTRNSTLSKDRATAVATELTTKYGVSKAQVTPQGVASLAPIAPNDTEENKAKNRRVEIVKK; this is encoded by the coding sequence ATGAAAAAGAACATCAGCGTAACCTTCCTGTCCTTACTCTTTGTAACCGCTCTTGTAGCCCAAAGTGCCAATAACCCGGATGGCCATTCCTTATTCAGCATGATGCCCAATTATGCGGTGGACAAATACTCATTGGTTAAAAACGAATTTGACCAACTCAAAATATTGGTACCCGATAAAAAAGAGACTGCGGGATATTCAGAAGCAATAAAAGAAGGAGAATTGGAAGTATGCAGGTTCGAATTCAAGGGTGACGCGAAAAACCAACCTTCTAACCTGCTTATCCTGCGCAACTTTAAGAATGCCGTTGCACAAAAAGGTGGGGAGTTGATTTTTGAAGATAAATTCTACCAGGACAAAGAATTCTTCAAAATAAAACAGGGAGGAAACACCTACTGGGTAAAGATCTATTGCGATGGTATTGGTAATTACACTATATCCAGTATAAAGGAAGCGCCCATGAGCCAGTATATCGTGCTCAATGCCGGGCAGATCAAATCCGGCCTGGACCAGGAAGGCAAAGTAGCTTTCTACGGCATCTTCTTTGATGTAGATAAAGCGGTAGTAAAACCCGAGTCAGCGCCAACGCTCACTGCCATAGCCGGCTTCCTGAAAGCCAATCCTGCCACCAATGTATTTATAGTAGGGCATACCGATAATACCGGCGACTTTACCCGCAACAGCACCTTGTCAAAAGACAGGGCTACGGCGGTGGCCACAGAGCTCACCACAAAATATGGTGTCAGCAAAGCCCAGGTAACTCCCCAGGGCGTAGCCTCACTGGCCCCTATAGCTCCCAACGATACCGAAGAAAACAAAGCAAAGAACAGAAGGGTGGAGATCGTAAAGAAGTAG
- a CDS encoding Dyp-type peroxidase: MKLIDPMDFSFDPFLANMQGNILKGHGRDHTTHIFLQFDKGSEEAVREWIKVLSGDITSLKKQLRDRELYKRNNIKDGLFTAFFLTAAGYKYLDFKEVETKFADPAFKAGMKERLAVSNDPAVEQWEKCFRQEIHAMILLADDERNRMATRARNILETIDGFSTVTGVEYGNVIRNADGEGIEHFGYVDGISQPLFLKDEVDAWMKFHNTNPEKAFFDPTADSDLVLIKDPYVNDPDAYGSYFVFRKLEQNVKGFKEAEEKLDMGELAGAWLVGRFEDGSPVVLTDDEGMIGAGNYNNFNYNNDPSGGRCPYFAHTRKTNPRKDVSPGDDHKSHIMARRGIPFGHRNVDTAIHPCDLQLPEGGVGLLFMSYQRSIQNQFEFIQSKWANSPDFPSGPNPGVDAIIGQVAGQHPATHAYQFPLDYGSDKLTDPPLTFSQFVTMKGGEYFFAPSISFLKSLAQPA; encoded by the coding sequence ATGAAACTCATTGACCCCATGGATTTCTCATTCGATCCTTTCTTAGCCAACATGCAGGGAAATATACTGAAAGGACATGGCCGGGATCACACCACCCATATATTCCTGCAATTTGACAAAGGAAGTGAAGAAGCAGTACGGGAATGGATAAAAGTCTTATCGGGCGACATTACCAGCTTAAAAAAACAATTGCGCGACAGGGAACTGTACAAGCGGAACAACATAAAAGATGGCCTCTTTACGGCATTCTTTCTCACGGCAGCAGGATACAAATACCTTGACTTTAAAGAGGTGGAAACGAAATTTGCCGACCCTGCTTTTAAAGCAGGTATGAAAGAAAGGCTGGCAGTAAGCAATGACCCGGCTGTAGAGCAGTGGGAAAAATGCTTCCGGCAGGAAATACACGCTATGATACTATTGGCCGATGATGAAAGGAACCGGATGGCAACCAGGGCCAGGAATATATTGGAAACCATAGATGGGTTCAGTACAGTAACTGGGGTGGAATATGGCAACGTTATCCGGAATGCCGACGGAGAGGGTATTGAACATTTTGGATATGTGGATGGCATCAGTCAGCCGCTCTTCCTGAAGGATGAAGTAGACGCCTGGATGAAATTTCACAATACCAATCCGGAAAAAGCCTTCTTTGATCCAACAGCCGATTCAGATCTTGTGCTCATCAAAGATCCTTATGTCAATGATCCGGACGCTTATGGCAGCTATTTTGTTTTCAGAAAGCTGGAGCAGAACGTAAAAGGCTTTAAAGAAGCAGAGGAAAAATTGGACATGGGCGAGCTGGCCGGCGCCTGGCTGGTGGGACGCTTTGAGGATGGCTCACCCGTGGTGCTTACCGACGATGAAGGCATGATAGGGGCCGGTAACTACAATAACTTTAACTACAACAACGATCCGTCCGGAGGCCGTTGTCCGTACTTTGCCCATACAAGGAAAACCAATCCCCGCAAGGATGTTAGTCCCGGCGATGACCATAAATCCCATATCATGGCACGGCGCGGAATACCTTTTGGCCACCGGAACGTGGATACGGCCATACATCCCTGCGATTTGCAACTCCCCGAAGGAGGAGTAGGATTACTCTTCATGAGCTACCAGCGGAGTATTCAAAACCAGTTTGAATTCATACAGAGCAAATGGGCCAATAGCCCCGATTTTCCTTCTGGTCCCAATCCGGGAGTGGATGCCATCATCGGGCAGGTGGCTGGTCAGCATCCGGCAACACATGCCTATCAATTCCCGCTTGATTATGGCAGTGATAAACTAACGGACCCTCCCCTCACTTTCAGTCAGTTTGTAACCATGAAAGGAGGCGAATACTTCTTTGCACCCAGTATCAGCTTCCTGAAATCATTGGCCCAACCGGCATAA
- a CDS encoding S10 family peptidase, whose amino-acid sequence MRKSLLSLFLLTLVTGVLAQQRQGGPQRPPATAATPPAAKEEKPAPGKQLIDPDASVTTNHEVTIKGQRIPYKAIAGTLPVWDEEGKAIAGVFYTYYERTDIKDKAPRPLVISFNGGPGSASVWMHIAYTGPALLNIDDEGYPVQPYGIKENPYSILDVADIVYVDPVNTGFSRPVNKDIPGTKFFGVRADIKYLAEWIGTFVTRQNRWASPKYLIGESYGTTRVAGLALELQNAQWMYLNGVVLVSPTELGIERSGPVEAALRLPYYAATAWYHKLLPADLQQKDLTAMLPEVEDFTVNELIPAITKGGYLPEAKRREVVAKMARYSGLSEKVILQHNMDVPTNFFWKELLRDKGYTVGRLDSRYKGIDRQDAGDGPDFNAELTSWLHSFTPPINMYLRNDLNYKTDLRYNMFGPVHPWDRSGDQTGENLRQAMAQNPYLHVLIQSGYYDGACDYFNAKYDMWQMDPGGKLKKRLSWEGYRSGHMMYLRKEDLASSNEHIREFIRKSLPKPGEPAKY is encoded by the coding sequence ATGAGAAAATCGCTCTTATCCTTATTCCTGTTAACGCTTGTTACCGGTGTCCTGGCGCAGCAAAGACAAGGTGGTCCGCAAAGACCTCCGGCAACGGCTGCCACGCCGCCGGCGGCAAAAGAAGAAAAGCCTGCACCGGGCAAACAGCTTATTGATCCCGATGCCTCGGTAACTACCAACCATGAAGTCACCATCAAAGGTCAGCGTATTCCTTACAAAGCCATCGCAGGCACCCTGCCGGTATGGGATGAGGAAGGAAAAGCCATTGCCGGTGTATTCTATACCTATTATGAACGGACCGATATAAAAGACAAAGCTCCGCGTCCCCTTGTCATCTCCTTCAATGGCGGCCCCGGCTCTGCTTCCGTATGGATGCACATCGCTTATACAGGCCCCGCTCTCTTGAACATTGATGATGAAGGGTACCCGGTGCAGCCCTATGGCATCAAGGAAAATCCCTACTCCATTCTCGATGTGGCTGACATTGTATATGTAGATCCGGTAAATACCGGTTTCTCAAGGCCCGTTAACAAAGACATACCTGGTACTAAATTCTTCGGGGTAAGGGCCGATATCAAATACCTCGCAGAATGGATCGGTACCTTTGTTACCCGCCAGAACCGTTGGGCTTCTCCCAAATACCTTATCGGGGAAAGCTATGGAACCACCCGCGTGGCGGGATTGGCGCTCGAATTACAGAATGCGCAGTGGATGTACCTCAATGGGGTAGTACTCGTATCGCCTACAGAACTGGGTATTGAAAGAAGTGGTCCTGTGGAGGCGGCGCTTCGCCTGCCTTACTATGCGGCTACTGCCTGGTACCATAAACTATTGCCGGCCGATCTGCAACAAAAAGACCTCACGGCCATGTTGCCCGAGGTAGAGGACTTCACGGTTAATGAGCTGATCCCCGCCATCACCAAAGGCGGCTACCTGCCCGAAGCAAAAAGAAGGGAGGTAGTGGCTAAAATGGCCCGCTACTCAGGCCTGTCTGAAAAAGTCATCCTGCAACACAACATGGATGTGCCTACCAACTTCTTCTGGAAAGAGCTCTTGCGTGATAAAGGCTATACCGTAGGCCGCCTCGATTCCCGCTATAAAGGTATTGACAGGCAGGATGCCGGTGATGGGCCTGACTTCAATGCGGAGCTTACTTCCTGGCTGCACTCTTTTACGCCGCCCATTAACATGTACCTGCGCAATGACCTTAATTATAAAACCGATCTGCGATACAACATGTTTGGCCCTGTACATCCCTGGGACCGCAGTGGCGATCAAACCGGTGAGAACCTTCGGCAGGCGATGGCGCAGAATCCTTACCTGCATGTACTCATACAATCAGGCTACTATGATGGCGCCTGTGATTACTTCAATGCCAAATACGACATGTGGCAGATGGACCCCGGTGGCAAGCTCAAAAAACGGCTCAGTTGGGAAGGCTACCGTAGCGGGCACATGATGTACCTGCGCAAGGAAGACCTCGCTTCCAGCAACGAACACATCCGCGAATTTATCCGCAAATCCCTGCCCAAACCCGGCGAACCCGCCAAGTATTGA
- a CDS encoding sialate O-acetylesterase: protein MKRTVLLVAVLLGTHMLFANITLPKIFSDNMVLQRNKPIPVWGWAAANEKITIQFNKQVKTVKADKTGQWKLALDPEQAGGPFQLIAKGKNTLTISNILVGEVWICSGQSNMEWTVDGSNNKEEEIKNANFPLIRHFKVPKTVAGAPLKDLTGGAWEVCSPQTVANFTAVGYFFARDLYLQLNIPIGLINTSWGGTMVETWASKEAFQNSEEFKTLFGNTTGIADLDAALKQKSQQLTRKIEAQQGPLNPAAANGNWQLADFNDAGWAHMKLPGAWESQGLDDLDGVVWFRKTITLNNADAGKAATLELAKIDDVDETFVNGTKIGSMTQWDQDRRYTIPAGILKAGKNTIAIRVTDGMGGGGIHGDAANMKLTIDNTPQSLAGDWLYRVEAMHISNLGNPNQYPTLLFNGMINPLIPYAIQGAIWYQGESNAGRAYQYRKAFPLMINDWRKRWNQGDFPFYFVQLASFNAGNGDTQKGSTWAELREAQTTTLSLPNTGMAVTIDIGESKDIHPRNKQDVGKRLASIALGNLYQQKGEWSGPVYQSMKTAGNKIELSFTHAGGFMAKDKYGYIKGFEIAGADQKFYFAQAQIAGDKLIIYSDKVPAPVAVRYAWADDMPEANLYNKEGFPAVPFRTDNWKGITESVKYEIK from the coding sequence ATGAAAAGAACAGTCCTCCTGGTTGCCGTACTCCTGGGTACCCATATGCTCTTTGCCAACATTACGCTTCCTAAGATCTTCAGCGACAACATGGTGCTCCAGCGCAACAAGCCCATACCGGTATGGGGCTGGGCAGCCGCCAATGAAAAAATCACCATTCAGTTCAATAAGCAGGTAAAAACCGTCAAGGCCGATAAAACAGGTCAGTGGAAACTCGCCCTGGACCCTGAACAGGCCGGCGGCCCCTTTCAACTGATCGCGAAAGGAAAAAATACCCTCACCATCAGCAACATCCTGGTGGGGGAAGTATGGATCTGCTCCGGGCAGTCCAATATGGAATGGACTGTTGACGGCAGCAACAACAAGGAAGAAGAAATAAAGAATGCCAACTTTCCCCTCATCCGCCACTTCAAAGTGCCCAAAACAGTGGCCGGTGCACCACTGAAAGACCTCACCGGTGGCGCCTGGGAGGTCTGTAGCCCGCAAACAGTGGCCAATTTCACAGCCGTAGGTTACTTCTTTGCCCGCGACCTCTATCTGCAGCTTAATATACCCATTGGCCTCATCAATACCTCCTGGGGAGGTACCATGGTAGAAACCTGGGCCAGTAAAGAAGCATTCCAGAACAGTGAGGAATTCAAAACGCTTTTTGGCAATACTACTGGTATTGCCGACCTCGATGCTGCCCTCAAACAAAAGTCTCAACAATTGACCCGGAAAATTGAAGCACAACAGGGGCCATTGAACCCGGCAGCGGCCAACGGTAACTGGCAGTTGGCCGATTTTAATGATGCCGGCTGGGCCCACATGAAACTGCCCGGGGCCTGGGAATCGCAGGGACTGGATGATCTGGATGGTGTAGTATGGTTCCGCAAAACCATTACCCTTAACAATGCCGACGCAGGGAAAGCAGCTACCCTTGAGCTGGCCAAAATAGATGATGTTGACGAAACCTTTGTAAACGGCACTAAGATCGGCAGCATGACACAGTGGGACCAGGATCGCCGGTATACCATACCGGCAGGTATACTCAAAGCCGGTAAAAACACCATTGCCATCCGGGTAACAGATGGCATGGGCGGTGGCGGCATTCATGGCGATGCAGCCAATATGAAGCTTACCATTGACAACACGCCGCAATCTCTGGCCGGCGATTGGTTGTACAGGGTGGAAGCGATGCACATATCCAACCTCGGTAATCCCAACCAGTATCCCACCTTGCTTTTTAATGGCATGATCAACCCCCTCATCCCTTATGCTATACAGGGAGCCATTTGGTACCAGGGAGAAAGCAATGCCGGTCGTGCTTACCAATACCGCAAAGCTTTCCCGCTCATGATCAACGATTGGCGCAAGCGCTGGAACCAGGGCGATTTCCCTTTCTACTTTGTGCAGCTCGCCAGCTTCAATGCCGGCAATGGTGATACACAGAAAGGAAGTACCTGGGCCGAACTGAGAGAAGCGCAAACTACCACCTTATCATTACCCAATACAGGCATGGCGGTGACCATTGACATCGGAGAGTCAAAAGACATTCACCCGCGCAACAAGCAGGACGTGGGCAAGCGGCTGGCATCCATTGCCCTGGGAAATCTTTACCAGCAAAAAGGAGAGTGGAGCGGACCCGTATACCAGTCCATGAAAACCGCAGGCAATAAGATCGAACTTTCGTTTACACATGCCGGCGGCTTCATGGCAAAAGACAAATACGGATACATCAAAGGATTTGAAATAGCCGGCGCCGATCAAAAATTCTACTTCGCACAGGCACAGATAGCCGGTGATAAACTAATCATCTATAGCGACAAAGTGCCTGCGCCGGTGGCAGTACGTTATGCCTGGGCCGATGATATGCCCGAAGCCAATCTCTACAACAAAGAAGGATTCCCGGCTGTTCCTTTCCGTACAGATAACTGGAAGGGAATAACAGAATCCGTTAAATATGAAATTAAATGA
- a CDS encoding sensor histidine kinase, with the protein MNKNTRLLVIICVVAVCGVMLLQSRWIVNYYQVNKERFDKEVNLAFEDAIKTEHKVRCDTIENLIYKIVKDTTQTSITSKWSDRSNAHIYYIASKKDTSDKYSFSTIHINKPILSPADTVRDQVARHFAAMYRREDLEKNIVFFRTQSLGRHITQYVNDYAFDTLRLRPIYKQLLSERGIQEPFLFYLRTDDSTLNRSRFPDSLQNLYPVITKSFPTYSTEKEKSYVRAMFHKPVSYLFNKMTGMVIASGVLLCIVAFTLFYLLRIVRREKKLSAIKNDFISNISHELKTPIATVAAAVEAMEGFDALQSPERTKKYLRISRVELQRLADMVNKILNMAQYERRDFELKPEPVNINAIIEEIVGRYTLAGEKNITFRYNNEAGTEVVIADKLHLYNVINNLVDNAVKYSGEEVAIDIGLYREKQYFVIKVKDDGIGIAAGDLPFIFDKFYRVPSGNIHKVKGHGLGLSYVKHIIEKHGGWCVAESRPGKGSTFKIGLQV; encoded by the coding sequence ATGAACAAAAACACCCGCCTCCTGGTCATCATTTGTGTCGTTGCTGTATGCGGGGTTATGCTATTACAGTCACGATGGATCGTGAACTACTACCAGGTCAATAAAGAACGTTTTGATAAAGAGGTCAACCTTGCTTTTGAGGATGCCATCAAAACGGAACACAAAGTGCGTTGTGATACAATAGAAAACCTCATCTATAAAATTGTAAAAGATACCACGCAAACAAGTATTACCAGTAAATGGAGCGATCGGTCTAACGCCCACATCTACTATATAGCCAGTAAAAAAGATACGTCAGACAAGTATAGCTTCTCCACTATCCACATCAATAAGCCTATTCTATCCCCGGCGGATACAGTAAGAGACCAGGTGGCGCGTCACTTTGCCGCCATGTACCGGCGTGAAGACCTGGAAAAGAACATTGTTTTCTTTCGCACACAGAGCCTGGGCCGGCACATCACCCAATACGTGAACGATTATGCTTTTGATACCTTGCGGCTTCGCCCTATTTATAAACAACTACTGTCAGAAAGAGGCATACAGGAACCCTTCTTATTCTATCTGCGTACTGATGATAGCACCTTAAACAGGAGCCGGTTTCCCGATAGCCTGCAAAACCTTTATCCTGTCATTACGAAATCATTTCCCACCTACTCCACAGAAAAAGAGAAAAGTTACGTTCGGGCTATGTTTCATAAGCCGGTGAGTTACCTGTTCAATAAAATGACAGGCATGGTAATAGCCTCTGGCGTATTGCTGTGCATCGTTGCATTTACCCTATTCTACCTTCTGCGCATCGTAAGGCGGGAGAAAAAACTGTCGGCCATTAAAAACGATTTCATCAGCAATATCTCCCACGAATTAAAAACACCCATTGCTACCGTAGCGGCGGCGGTAGAGGCCATGGAAGGATTTGATGCCTTGCAAAGCCCGGAGAGAACAAAAAAATACCTCCGCATCTCCCGCGTTGAACTACAAAGGCTGGCCGATATGGTCAATAAAATACTCAACATGGCGCAGTATGAGCGCCGGGACTTTGAGCTCAAACCGGAACCCGTCAACATCAATGCCATCATTGAAGAGATCGTTGGCAGGTACACCCTGGCCGGTGAAAAAAACATCACCTTCCGCTACAACAATGAAGCGGGAACAGAGGTGGTAATAGCCGATAAACTGCACCTGTACAACGTTATCAATAACCTGGTGGATAATGCAGTCAAATACTCAGGAGAAGAAGTTGCCATTGATATAGGGCTTTACCGGGAAAAACAATACTTTGTCATCAAAGTAAAAGATGATGGCATAGGCATTGCCGCAGGCGACCTGCCCTTCATCTTCGATAAATTCTACCGGGTACCTTCCGGCAACATTCATAAAGTAAAAGGGCATGGGCTGGGCCTCAGCTATGTAAAACACATCATCGAAAAACACGGTGGATGGTGTGTAGCGGAAAGCCGTCCCGGGAAAGGCAGTACCTTTAAAATCGGATTGCAGGTATGA
- a CDS encoding exo-beta-N-acetylmuramidase NamZ family protein — protein sequence MTKNIFMAALTIATAIILCSYTGIFNRPNKTTDIPVAPPAKKLITGADQTNLYINYLKGKRVGFVGNNTSIIGNKPSIDSLLKRGVKVVKIFGPEHGFRGNASNGAHVGDFIDSATGIPVISLYGKNRKPSKEHMQEIDIMIYDIQDVGCRFYTYINTLANIMETCAENNKELMIFDRPNPNGYLVDGPILEDHLHSGIGKFRIPITHGCTIGEFAQMLNGEGWLQNKMKCKLKIIKCANYTHDTPYASPISPSPNLNTPQSVLLYPTLCLFEGTIISQGRGTYIPFTVLGAPLLKGKYTFTFRPVSIKGMKEAPLHQDTDCYGLDLRKYDTEILRRKKGIHLQWLIEMYKAYPDKARFFDQTQSKEIGNFDKLAGTENLKKQIIAGVSEQAIRKSWEPGLSRYKQMRKKYLLYP from the coding sequence ATGACAAAGAACATTTTCATGGCTGCGCTGACCATTGCCACTGCTATTATCCTGTGCAGTTATACCGGTATCTTCAACCGCCCCAATAAAACAACGGATATACCGGTAGCGCCACCGGCTAAAAAGCTTATTACAGGTGCCGATCAAACCAACCTGTACATTAATTACCTCAAAGGAAAGCGGGTAGGATTTGTAGGCAACAATACCTCTATCATAGGCAATAAACCCAGCATAGACAGCCTGCTTAAACGGGGTGTCAAAGTCGTAAAAATATTCGGTCCGGAGCACGGCTTCCGGGGCAATGCCAGCAATGGGGCGCATGTGGGTGACTTCATTGACTCTGCTACAGGTATTCCGGTCATCTCCCTCTATGGAAAAAACAGGAAGCCTTCCAAAGAGCACATGCAGGAAATTGACATCATGATCTATGACATCCAGGATGTGGGTTGCCGTTTCTATACCTACATCAATACACTGGCCAATATCATGGAAACCTGTGCAGAGAACAACAAGGAACTCATGATCTTCGACAGGCCCAACCCCAATGGTTACCTTGTGGATGGTCCTATACTGGAGGATCACCTGCACTCAGGTATTGGTAAATTCAGGATACCCATCACACATGGCTGTACCATTGGCGAATTTGCGCAAATGCTCAATGGAGAAGGATGGCTTCAAAATAAGATGAAGTGCAAACTGAAAATAATAAAATGTGCCAACTATACACATGATACGCCCTATGCATCACCCATAAGTCCGTCTCCCAACCTCAATACGCCACAGTCTGTTTTATTATATCCTACGCTTTGTCTTTTTGAAGGTACCATCATCAGCCAGGGCAGGGGCACTTACATACCTTTCACCGTATTGGGAGCACCCTTGCTCAAAGGAAAATATACCTTCACCTTCAGGCCTGTCAGCATCAAGGGAATGAAAGAAGCGCCCCTTCACCAGGATACTGATTGCTATGGCCTTGACCTCCGTAAATATGACACGGAAATACTTCGCAGGAAAAAGGGCATCCACCTCCAATGGTTAATAGAAATGTACAAGGCCTATCCCGATAAAGCCAGGTTCTTTGATCAGACACAAAGCAAGGAAATTGGCAACTTCGACAAACTGGCCGGCACGGAGAACCTCAAAAAGCAGATCATTGCAGGCGTATCAGAACAAGCCATCCGCAAATCCTGGGAACCCGGATTAAGCCGCTACAAGCAAATGCGTAAAAAATACCTGCTGTACCCATAG